CCGGCCTTGGCGGCCGTGTCCTGGTGGTACCACGCCGGCGTGGCTGCGGCCTGGGCGCCCATCACGCATCTTGCCAATCGGGACCTCCTGGCTCAGTTCTGCGTCACGCGCCATTAATCGGTTAGCGCCAGGCTGTTTCGTCGCTGTGCGGTGACAGCCGGGTTGCGCAGCCTCCGCCGCTCCAATCGCCCATTTTGGGTTCGCGCGTAGGTACCACACGCCTGGATCGCGCGGCAGCGGTCCACATTTCACATTCAAATATTTGAATTCTCTAGGAGAGCTCCGTGTTTTTGGTCGAAGCTGACCGCTATTCAAAGGCGGGTAGAGATGGACTTTGGGTCGCTACCGCCTGAAATCAATTCCACTCGTATCTATGCCGGTCCCGGTTCAGCGCCGATGCTGGCCGCCGCGGCGGCCTGGGATGTGCTGGCCGTCGAGCTGATCACGGCGGCGTCGGGCTATCACTCGGTGACCGCACAGCTCGGCAGCGGACCGTGGCTGGGCGCCGCGTCGGCGTCGATGTTGGGTGCGGCAGGAATCCATGTGAGCTGGCTGCACCGAACCGCTATCCAGGCCGAGGAGGCGGCAACACAAGCCCGGGTTGCCGCGGGCGCCTACGAGGTCGCGCGTGCGACGTCGGTGCCCCCGCCGGTGGTCTTCGCCAACCGCGCCCAGCTAATGGCGCTGATCGCGACCAACCTTCTGGGGCAGAACACTCCGGCGATCGCGGCCACCGAGGCGCACTACGCCGAAATGTGGGCCCAGGATGCCACCGCGATGTATGCCTACGCCGCGTCGTCGGCGTCGGCCGCGAGGGTGACGCCGTTTGCGCCACCTGCTGCCACCACCAACCCTGCCGGCGTGGCCGGCCAAGCGGCCGCGGCTGCCCAAGCCGTCGGCAGCTCGGCCGGGATCCGCGCCCGGGAGATCGTGGCGGCCGGGCAGCAACTGACTTCGGCGGTGCCACAGGCATTGCAGGGCTTGGCATCGCCGGGGTCCATCTCGCGGCTGTCATCGCTGTCGTCGCGCCTGACGGACTTGGAATCCCTGGCCGGGACGGGCAGCGACGCGGCGTCAACAGTGGTCGGTGCCATAACGGATGCGTTGAACCTGACCGGCGCCGCCAGCTCGGTCGAAACAGCGGTGGGCGCAGGTGTCCACGCGGCGGGACCCAGCCTCGGCGCGCTGACGTCGGCCACACCGTCGGGCCTGGGCGGAGCTTCGGGGGTCGCGGCGGGCGCGGGCCGGGCGGTGACGGTTGGGGCGCTGTCGGTGCCGCCGAGCTGGGCTTCGGCGGCGGTGCCGAGCGCCCCTGCCGGTGTGCCGCTGTCCAGCACCGGCGGGGCTGGCGCTCCGGTGGGGGGACCCACCGGCCTGCCAATCATGCCGTTCGGTTTTCCGGGGCGCGGCGCCGGCGGGGACGATTCTTCCCGATTCGCGTTGCGCGCCAACGTTGTTCCTCGCCCGCGATTGTAGGGTGATTTAGGGCGAGCAGACGCAAAGGTCCCCAAAACCGGGCGGTTTTGGGGACCTTTGCGTCTGCTCGCGAGGTGGTGCCACCGCTACGCCGACGAGCGGGCGCGCAGCGTCTCTAACGCTTGGTCGGCGTGGGTGTCCATGCTGAATTCGCTAGCGATCACGTTGAGCACCTTACGATCGGTGTCGATGACAAAGGTCGTGCGTTTGACCGGCATCAATTTGCCGAGCAGGCCGCGCTTGACGCCGAATTGGGTGGCCACCGTGCCGTCGGCGTCCGACAGCAGCGGGTAGTCGAAGTTCTGCGTGTCGGCGAACTTGGCTTGTTTGGGCACCGGATCGGTGCTGATGCCGACCCGGCTGGCTCCGACCGCGGCGAATTCCCTGGCCAGGTCGCGGAAGTGGCAGGCTTCCTTGGTGCAGCCGGGTGTCATCGCCGCCGGATAGAAGAACAGCACCACGGGCCCGTCGGCGAGCAAGGAGCTGAGTTTGCGTGGTGTTCCGCTTTGATCGGGAAGTTCGAAGTCGGCCACGGTGTCACCTGTCTTCATGGCCGTTAGGCTACGCTCGGCCCGATCAGCGGCGGCGCCGGGCTTTTCGGTGTTGCCGCCGGAGGTCAATTCCGTGCGGAAGTTCATTGGTGCGGTTGGTCTGCCGAACTGGTTCGGGCTTAACGCCCCGGCGATCGCGGCCGCCGAGGCCGAATATGAGCAGATGTGGGCCCAGGACGTGGCCGCGATGGTGGGCTGTTGCGCCGACGCCTCGGCGGTGGCCGCGCAGCTGACCCCGTTCCAGCGGTTGCTGCCAACCCTGCGCGACCAGACCGGCGCGTCCGCCCAGGCGGCGGATCCGGTTCCGGACGTCGCGTTGTCGGTCTTCGGCACGACGCTGTTCCGGTCGGGCTCCGTGCATGCCTTTTCGGACGCGGGGGGCGTCGCGTTCTCCTTCGGCGCCGACAGCAACGCCACCGCCAACCCCATCACCCCCGGCTTCGGTTCCCTCGCACCGGCCATTGGCAACAACGACACCGCCATTGCCAACGGCACCCTTTGCACGGCAACCCTATTGGGCAACAACAGCAGCGCCACCGGGGCATCGGCAGCACCGCCGCCGTCAACGGCAACAACTCTTCGGCTTCGGCTGGGTCCAGCAACCACGACTACGGCAACCTCGCCGTCGTCTCCGGCAGCTACAGCTCGGCCCTTGCTGGGACCGCGAACGGGGCCGTGGCCTTCGGCGACCCCGGCTCCGTGAAGGCCGGCGGGAACCCCAGCGTCGCCGGCGGCCCCGCCAGCAACCTCAACCTCGCCTTCGCCCACGGCGGTTTCAGCGATGCCTCAGCCGGGGACCCTGAACCAATACTCCGCAACGGCACCATCGCCGGCGTCTTGTTCGGTGATAACAGCCACGCAAATGCTTATGACGGCAACGCCAACATCGCCACCGTCGTTGCCGGCACCGGCTGTTCCGCCCACGCCGCGTCCGGCAACCTCAACGCGGCTGGGGTCTCGGGATTGCTGCCTGGTATCAACAACCTCAGCGCGACCGCTACCGGCGGCTCGGCCACCACCTTCGAGTTCTCGCCGCCGGCATTGGATTTCTCGGGCTCGCAGCGTTCGGGTCAGGCCGAGCGGGCCCGCGCCATCTACGCCGCATCGGCCTCAGGCGTGACATGAGTATCTGCGGCGGCGCGCACACGATTTGCCCGCCTCAGCGCGACAACTTGGTCGTCACGGCAGACGCCCTCGTCGGCCCCGCGCGCCCGTCGCGCTGAGGCGGGCAAAAAGAGCATCCCTCCCGGCGGCAGCCACTGCGGATGTGACGAGCCACCGCGGGTGCATCGCGACATTGTCGCCCGGACAGGCCGGATCTGATCAGCGCATCTGCGAGGATGAAGCGGTGCACGCCAACCTTGCCACCACCACCTCGCGGGCGGACTTCCGCGTGCTGGCGGCGCAGCACCGGGTGGTTCCGGTGATTCGCAAGGTCCTGGCTGACAGCGAGACTCCGCTGTCGGCGTATCGCAAACTGGCCGCCAACCGCCCGGGTACGTTCCTGCTGGAGTCGGCCGAGAACGGCCGGTCGTGGTCGCGGTGGTCGTTTATCGGCGCGGGCGCGCCGACCGCGCTGACCGTGCGTGACGGCGAGGCGGTGTGGCTGGGCGCGGTGCCGCAGGACGCACCGACCGGCGGCGACCCGCTGCAAGCACTGCGGGCCACCTTGGAGCTGCTGGCCACTGCCGCCATGCCAGGGCTGCCGCCGTTGTCGGGCGGCATGGTCGGCTTTTTCGCCTACGACCTGGTCCGGCGGCTGGAGCGCCTCCCTGAGCTGGCCGTCGATGACCTCCGACTGCCGGACATGCTGCTGCTGCTGGCCACCGATCTGGCGGCGGTCGACCACCATGAGGGCACCATCACGCTGATCGCCAACGCCGTGAACTGGAACGGCACCGACGAACGGGTGGACGCGGCCTACGACGATGCGATCGCGCGGCTGGACGTGATGACCGCGGCGCTCGGTCAGCCACTGCCTTCCACCGTTGCCACGTTCAGCAGACCCGAGCCGCGCCCTCGAGCGCAGCGCACGGCCGAGGAATACGGCAAGATCGTCGACTATCTCGTGGAGCAGATTGCGGCCGGCGAGGCCTTTCAGGTGGTGCCCTCGCAGCGCTTCGAACTCGACACCGACGTCGATCCTATCGACGTATACCGCATACTGCGGGTGACCAACCCAAGTCCCTACATGTATCTGCTGAATGTGCCCAATAGCCAAGGCGCAATTGATTTTTCGATCGTCGGGTCCAGCCCGGAGGCGTTGGTCACCGTCCATGACCGGCGTGCGACGACGCATCCGATCGCCGGAACTCGGTGGCGGGGGGCGACCGAGGAAGAAGATCAGCTGCTGGAAAAGGAGTTACTGGCCGACGACAAAGAGCGTGCTGAGCACCTGATGCTTGTCGACCTCGGCCGCAACGACCTCGGCCGGGTCTGCACGCCCGGAACCGTTCGGGTCGAGGACTACAGCCACATCGAACGCTATAGCCACGTCATGCACCTGGTGTCCACGGTGACTGGCGTGCTGGACGCGGGCCGCACCGCCGTGGACGCGGTGACCGCCTGCTTCCCGGCCGGCACCCTGTCGGGCGCGCCGAAGGTGCGGGCCATGGAGCTGATCGAAGAGGTCGAGAAGACGCGCCGCGGCCTCTATGGCGGCGTGGTCGGATACCTCGACTTCGCCGGCAACGCCGACTTCGCCATCGCCATCCGCACCGCGCTGATGCGCAACGGGACCGCCTATGTTCAGGCCGGTGGCGGGGTGGTGGCCGACTCCAACGGCCCCTACGAACACACTGAAGCGACCAACAAGGCGCGGGCCGTGCTGAATGCGATCGCCGCCGCCGAGACGCTGACCGCTCCCGATGTGAGCCGCAATGGGTGATGCCCGGCCCGACCGGCGCGGTGCGCTGACGATCCGGATTGCTCAGTTGCTGCTGGTAGTCGCCGCCGGAGCGCTGTGGACGTCGTCCCGGCTGCCTTGGGTCGTGATCCGCTCGTTCGACGGGCTGGGTCCGCCCAAGGAGGTGACGCTTTCCGGGGCGTCGTGGTCGACCGCACTGCAGCCGTCGGCGATGTTGATGCTGGCCGCGGCCATCGCCGCGCTCGCCGTGCGCGGCTGGCCGCTGCGGGTGCTGGCGGGGTTGCTGGCGGTGGCGAGCTTTGCGGTCGGGTATCTGGGCATCAGCCTGTGGGTGCTCCCCGACGTGGCGGTGCGCGGAGCGGATCTCGCGCATGTCCCGGTGGTGACGCTGGTGGGCAGCGCTCGCGAATACTGGGGCGCGGTGGCCGCCGTGCTGGCCGCAGTGTGCACCGTGGTCGCGGCCGTGCTGTTGATGCGGTCGGCTCGCGAGGGCACGACGAAGTATGCGGTGCCCGCTGTTCGGCGTTCGATGGCGCTGCTCGATGAGGCCGCCACGGCTCCGCTGGAGGCGGAGCAGGAGCAGTTGTCGGAGCGGATGATCTGGGATGCCCTCGAGGAGGGTCGCGACCCGACCGAACGGTCGCCGGGGTCCGACACCGAGGGGCGGTGACGGACCGCGCGCCGACGGTCGCTACCCTTCATGAACGTCGTCGAAAATCGGCCGAGGGTCGTCGTGGCGGCGCGGTGGCAGCGGATTGCAGCTCGATTGCAGCTGGATCGCAGCAGGAGAGGAAACGACAGGCATGAGTCCGGCATCCGTGCTCGACTCCATCCTCGAGGGAGTCCGGGCCGACGTTGCCGCGCGCGAAGCCCGCGTGAGCCTGTCCGAAATCAAGGCCGCCGCCGCCGCGGCGCCACCGCCACTCGATGTGATGGCCGCCTTGCGTGAGCCCGGTATCGGGGTCATTGCCGAAGTCAAGCGCGCCAGCCCGTCAGCGGGGTCACTGGCCACCATTGCCGACCCGGCGGAGCTGGCGCGGGCCTACGAGGATGGCGGCGCCAGGATCATCAGCGTATTGACGGAGGAGCGACATTTTCAGGGGTCGCTCGACGACCTTGACGCCGTGCGGGCCGCGGTCTCAGTTCCGGTGCTGCGCAAAGACTTTGTGGTGCAGCCCTATCAGATCCATGAGGCGCGCGCGCATGGTGCCGATATGTTGTTGCTCATCGTGGCCGCTTTGGACCAATCTGCGTTGGTGTCGATGCTGGACCGCACCGAATCACTCGGTATGACCGCTCTCGTCGAGGTGCACACCGAGCGGGAAGCCGACCGGGCGCTGAAGGCCGGGGCCAAGGTAATCGGCGTCAACGCCCGCGATCTCGCGACCCTGGAGGTGGATCGGGATTGCTTCCCGCGCATCGCTCCCGGGCTGCCCAGCAACGTCATCAGGATCGCCGAATCCGGTGTGCGTGGTACCGGAGATTTGTTGGCGTACGCCGGCGCGGGCGCCGACGCCGTGCTGGTCGGTGAGGGCCTGGTCAAGAGTGGTGACCCGCGCGCGGCGGTCGCCGATCTGGTCACCGCGGGCACCCACCCGTCCTGTCCGAAACCGGCTCGCTAGCCGCTTGGTAATGGCAGATCTATCCCGCCCGGATATTCCGCGTACCAGCGCCGCCGTCACCGAACCCACTCGCCATGACCCGGACTCGGGTGGTCATTTCGGCATCTACGGTGGCCGTTACGTAGCGGAAGCACTGATGGCCGTGATCGAGGAGGTCACCGCCGCCTACGAGAAGGAACGCGTCAACCCGGATTTCCTGGACACCCTCGATGAGTTGCAGACGCACTACGCCGGACGGCCATCGCCGTTGTACGAGGCCACACGGCTGGGCGAGCACGCCGGGTCGGCGCGCATCTTCCTGAAGCGAGAAGACTTGAACCACACCGGTTCTCATAAGATCAACAATGTTCTCGGTCAGGCATTGCTGGCCCGCCGGATGGGTAAGACCCGGGTGATCGCCGAGACCGGCGCCGGTCAGCATGGCGTGGCCACCGCCACCGCGTGTGCGCTGCTCGGCTTGGAGTGTGTCATCTACATGGGGGCCGTCGACACCGCTCGTCAGGCGCTCAATGTGGCACGGATGCGGCTGCTTGGTGCCGAGGTCATCTCGGTCGAGACGGGCTCGAAAACGCTCAAGGACGCCATCAACGAGGCGTTCCGGGATTGGGTTACCAACGCCGAGGACACCTACTACTGCTTCGGCACCGCGGCTGGACCGCATCCGTTCCCGACCATGGTGCGTGATTTTCAGAGGATCATCGGCATGGAGACACGCGTGCAGATCCAGGACCAGGCGGGCCGGCTGCCCGACGCCGTCGTGGCCTGTGTGGGTGGGGGATCCAATGCGATCGGGATCTTTCACGCTTTCCTCGATGATCCCGGTGTGCGTCTGGTCGGATACGAGGCCGCGGGCGACGGCGTCGAGACGGGCAGGCATGCCGCGACATTCACCGGCGGGTTGCCCGGGGCATTCCAGGGATCATTCTCGTACCTGCTGCAGGACGAGGACGGCCAGACCATCGAATCCCACTCGATCTCTGCGGGTCTGGACTATCCGGGGGTGGGTCCGGAACACGCGTGGCTTAGGGAATCCGGACGCGCCGAATACCGGCCCATCACCGACGCGGAGGCGATGGATGCATTCCGCCTGCTATGCCGCGCGGAAGGCATCATCCCTGCCATCGAATCCGCGCACGCGGTGGCCGGTGCCCTGCAGCTGGGCGTCGAGCTGGGAAGGGGCGCAGTGATTGTGGTGAATCTGTCTGGCCGCGGCGACAAGGACGTCGAGACGGCGGCCAAGTGGTTCGGGTTGTTAGGGCCCACCGAACAATGACCGTGGAACAGAGCGAAGCAAGTCGGCTCGGACCGATCTTTGATTTATGCCGCAAGGACAGTCGCGCGGCACTGATCGGCTATCTGCCAACCGGTTATCCCGACGTGCGGACCTCGGTGGACGCGATGACGACGCTCGTCGAATCGGGTTGCGACATCATCGAAGTCGGCGTCCCGTATTCGGATCCAGGAATGGACGGACCGACCATCGCAAGGGCAACCGAGGCCGCGCTTCGTGGCGGAGTGCGGGTGCGGGATACGCTGGCCGCGGTCGAGGCGATCAGCCTGGCCGGCGGACGCGCCGTGGTGATGACGTACTGGAACCCGGTGCTGCGCTATGGGGTTGACGCATTCGCCCGGGACCTGGCAGCGGCGGGCGGACACGGCCTGATCACCCCGGATCTCATCCCCGACGAAGCTGGGCAGTGGCTGGCGGCATCCGAGGAGCATCGGTTGGATCGCATCTTTCTGGTGGCGCCGTCGTCGACGCCGCAGCGGTTGGCGAGCACGGTCGAGGCATCACGCGGATTCGTCTACGCGGCCTCGACGATGGGTGTCACCGGGGCGCGGGATGCGGTGTCGCAGACCGCACCCGAATTGGTACGCCGGGTGCGGGCGGTGTCGGACATACCCGTTGGCGTCGGCCTGGGGGTGCGGTCGCGCGAGCACGCCGCGCAGATCGGCGCGTACGCCGACGGTGTCATCGTCGGTTCCGCGTTGGTGTCGGCTTTGAGTGACGGTTTGCCGACATTGCGCGCACTGACCGAGCAACTCGCTGCCGGTGTGCGTCAAAGGATGTCGGCATGACACACAGGTTGCTCGCGTATTTCCCCAGCCCGCCGCAGGGGGTCTGGC
This is a stretch of genomic DNA from Mycobacterium lacus. It encodes these proteins:
- the trpB gene encoding tryptophan synthase subunit beta; protein product: MADLSRPDIPRTSAAVTEPTRHDPDSGGHFGIYGGRYVAEALMAVIEEVTAAYEKERVNPDFLDTLDELQTHYAGRPSPLYEATRLGEHAGSARIFLKREDLNHTGSHKINNVLGQALLARRMGKTRVIAETGAGQHGVATATACALLGLECVIYMGAVDTARQALNVARMRLLGAEVISVETGSKTLKDAINEAFRDWVTNAEDTYYCFGTAAGPHPFPTMVRDFQRIIGMETRVQIQDQAGRLPDAVVACVGGGSNAIGIFHAFLDDPGVRLVGYEAAGDGVETGRHAATFTGGLPGAFQGSFSYLLQDEDGQTIESHSISAGLDYPGVGPEHAWLRESGRAEYRPITDAEAMDAFRLLCRAEGIIPAIESAHAVAGALQLGVELGRGAVIVVNLSGRGDKDVETAAKWFGLLGPTEQ
- the trpC gene encoding indole-3-glycerol phosphate synthase TrpC translates to MSPASVLDSILEGVRADVAAREARVSLSEIKAAAAAAPPPLDVMAALREPGIGVIAEVKRASPSAGSLATIADPAELARAYEDGGARIISVLTEERHFQGSLDDLDAVRAAVSVPVLRKDFVVQPYQIHEARAHGADMLLLIVAALDQSALVSMLDRTESLGMTALVEVHTEREADRALKAGAKVIGVNARDLATLEVDRDCFPRIAPGLPSNVIRIAESGVRGTGDLLAYAGAGADAVLVGEGLVKSGDPRAAVADLVTAGTHPSCPKPAR
- a CDS encoding TIGR02234 family membrane protein, translated to MGDARPDRRGALTIRIAQLLLVVAAGALWTSSRLPWVVIRSFDGLGPPKEVTLSGASWSTALQPSAMLMLAAAIAALAVRGWPLRVLAGLLAVASFAVGYLGISLWVLPDVAVRGADLAHVPVVTLVGSAREYWGAVAAVLAAVCTVVAAVLLMRSAREGTTKYAVPAVRRSMALLDEAATAPLEAEQEQLSERMIWDALEEGRDPTERSPGSDTEGR
- a CDS encoding anthranilate synthase component I; its protein translation is MHANLATTTSRADFRVLAAQHRVVPVIRKVLADSETPLSAYRKLAANRPGTFLLESAENGRSWSRWSFIGAGAPTALTVRDGEAVWLGAVPQDAPTGGDPLQALRATLELLATAAMPGLPPLSGGMVGFFAYDLVRRLERLPELAVDDLRLPDMLLLLATDLAAVDHHEGTITLIANAVNWNGTDERVDAAYDDAIARLDVMTAALGQPLPSTVATFSRPEPRPRAQRTAEEYGKIVDYLVEQIAAGEAFQVVPSQRFELDTDVDPIDVYRILRVTNPSPYMYLLNVPNSQGAIDFSIVGSSPEALVTVHDRRATTHPIAGTRWRGATEEEDQLLEKELLADDKERAEHLMLVDLGRNDLGRVCTPGTVRVEDYSHIERYSHVMHLVSTVTGVLDAGRTAVDAVTACFPAGTLSGAPKVRAMELIEEVEKTRRGLYGGVVGYLDFAGNADFAIAIRTALMRNGTAYVQAGGGVVADSNGPYEHTEATNKARAVLNAIAAAETLTAPDVSRNG
- a CDS encoding peroxiredoxin, whose amino-acid sequence is MKTGDTVADFELPDQSGTPRKLSSLLADGPVVLFFYPAAMTPGCTKEACHFRDLAREFAAVGASRVGISTDPVPKQAKFADTQNFDYPLLSDADGTVATQFGVKRGLLGKLMPVKRTTFVIDTDRKVLNVIASEFSMDTHADQALETLRARSSA
- a CDS encoding PPE family protein, with the translated sequence MDFGSLPPEINSTRIYAGPGSAPMLAAAAAWDVLAVELITAASGYHSVTAQLGSGPWLGAASASMLGAAGIHVSWLHRTAIQAEEAATQARVAAGAYEVARATSVPPPVVFANRAQLMALIATNLLGQNTPAIAATEAHYAEMWAQDATAMYAYAASSASAARVTPFAPPAATTNPAGVAGQAAAAAQAVGSSAGIRAREIVAAGQQLTSAVPQALQGLASPGSISRLSSLSSRLTDLESLAGTGSDAASTVVGAITDALNLTGAASSVETAVGAGVHAAGPSLGALTSATPSGLGGASGVAAGAGRAVTVGALSVPPSWASAAVPSAPAGVPLSSTGGAGAPVGGPTGLPIMPFGFPGRGAGGDDSSRFALRANVVPRPRL
- the trpA gene encoding tryptophan synthase subunit alpha → MTVEQSEASRLGPIFDLCRKDSRAALIGYLPTGYPDVRTSVDAMTTLVESGCDIIEVGVPYSDPGMDGPTIARATEAALRGGVRVRDTLAAVEAISLAGGRAVVMTYWNPVLRYGVDAFARDLAAAGGHGLITPDLIPDEAGQWLAASEEHRLDRIFLVAPSSTPQRLASTVEASRGFVYAASTMGVTGARDAVSQTAPELVRRVRAVSDIPVGVGLGVRSREHAAQIGAYADGVIVGSALVSALSDGLPTLRALTEQLAAGVRQRMSA